The segment aaataaattacTCCAATTATTAACTTTTATAACCATTTTCTAATTTTGGAACAATTTTTTCATTTCCTTAACAAGTGAAACCCTAAGACTAATTACTCTTCATATTAACAACTTTCTAACTAAAAATCTATTTTGGCCCCTCTTGATAGTTTTCTATCCCCCCCTCCCCCAAACATAAAAGTTTTCACTATTGCTTTTTAATTTTTATCCTATCAAAAAAGAAAATTTGGAACCAACACTGGTTAAAACAAACAGCCTTACCACCCAAGTCTCAAGCATTGGAGATGAATCCAAACTTAGATTAGattcaaaaaaattaacaatgttCACAATCACGTTAGAACCCTATTAGGCAATTAGGCGGAAACAGAATAAAAGAATTGTGAGCTCAACCCTCTTTTTATGACATGATAAACATCACCAAAGCCCGTATGTGCAAATCAACAAACATTGAAAATAACATACTGAGATTTTGACATGGTAAAAATTACTCAACAATAAGCAAAACATAGAATCTTTCCAAATTGTTTTAGGTTTCATGGCAGCAAGAATAGAAAGAAAACACCAAATTGAGAAAGATAAATAAGACACTAACAACCCAGACTAATGAACAAAAAACAGAGCAAACAGGTAGATATTAGGGTCTAGTCCACGAAATAATGCATACAAAGAAACAGTCAACAATCCAACAAAAGGTAGTAACATAAAAACATAGATGCCCTATTGATATAAATAGAGATCTTAGCAAACTTATCTGCCCTGTTCCCCTTTTTACCCATTTTTTATCCTTACTTGGCCATCATGACTTTGACGAACTCCTCATAGTTGATCTGCCCATCACCATCAACATCAGCTTCACGGATCATCTCATCAACTTCCTCATCTGTAAGCTTCTCACCGAGATTTGTCATGACATGGCGAAGCTCAGCAGCAGATATGAAACCATTCTGGTCCTTGTCAAACACCCTGAAAGCCTCTTTAAGTTCTTCCTCGGAATCAGTATCCTTCATCTTCCTTGCCATTAGGTTAAGGAATTCAGGAAAATCAATGGTCCCATTTCCATCAGCATCAACTTCATTGATCATATCTTGGAGTTCTGCCTCAGTAGGGTTCTGACCAAGTGACCGCATCACAGTCCCCAGCTCCTTGGTAGTAATGCAACCTGCAGCAAGGAATTGAATAAATGCAACAAATAAGAGTACTATTGGTTTCAAAAACAATCAGCGCTGACAAGTAAATTTGGCCAGAAAAACAGGAAAACAGTAACTGTAATATCTAAGGAAAAAAGAATACAAGATTATAATTTAAGATAAAAGATAGCTGATGATTTTTGAACTTTTGTAATGCCAAAATGCCTGCCAAAATATTTCAAAAAGCCAAATACATGGTCAAACAAGAACTGATTAGGATAATGAGATCTTTTCAAATGTGCAAAAACAAAGACACAAATAGCCGGGCAGCAATGCATTAGTCAAACTTGTTGAGAGACAACAAGCTACAGGCTGATGCATTTCAGAATGCACAGACATCTAGGATCAGAAGTTTGATAAATCATGGATCATGTGATAATAGCAAACATGTACTTGCACACAAAAAGTACAAAACTCTACACCTATTCAGTATTCTTCAAGCAATAAGCACCAGACATAATATTTCATGTTTACAGATCACAAAATTAACCAACTGAATCAGCCACAGCAAGTGTGGAATTCTCGTGACAAATCAATGACATGAACATTTCAATTCTAGATTCATAACTTTCaggcatacataatacaaacataAAAGCTTATTTCCACTTGAAACAATTAGCCAATGATTTTATGACCAATAGGCATATCCAAATACTACTAATGGGCCTATATCTCAAGATGGGTAGGAAATGCAGGTTCAATCAAAGGGAAttacatcttaaaaaaaaaaaaaaaagatgaagctTCGCTAGTCATAATTTCAGACAAAGAAAACGCAAAAACTAAATCTAATCGGCTAAACACGATCTTAATCTTAGACATAAACTATGCAACAAATCGCCGAAAACATTGAAGAGCTAGGCAGGTCATGTTTGCATCTAAAAATATCCAACTCTAAGAGCTCAAATAATTGAAATCAATGAGCCGACCAAGAAAGGTCAACGAATAAAGAAGATGAGGAAAAAAACGAAAGAAACATTTAAAGCGATAAAAATCATGAGCCAAAACAATCAATGAAATgacatgaatttaaaaaaaaaagataaagcaGTTTCGTAAATTCATAAACCGGAACCCTAGATCCGTCACATCATTCAAAATCACAAGAGAAAACGATCGCAAAACTAAAAACAGAACACACACACAAAAATAGTATCGTAAACTAAACCGAAGCTTAGATTTGCGAATTAGAGTTGAAACGAGCAAAGTCATTAAAGCAAAGCGAAAACTGAAAAGCATGAAAGAATAAACTTCAGAGAGAGATGAGAGAAAGGACCATCGCCATCCTTGTCAAAGAGGCTGAAAGCCTCCTTGAACTCAGAGATCTGATCGTCCGTAAGTTGATCGGCCATGGTCTTCTCTcttgagcttttttttttctcgGAAAGAAGGTGTTTGGGAAGACTGACGGTCCCGGAGGAAAATGATGAGAGCGTGCGAGCTGCGAGGTTGAAATCTTTTTAAATGTAGAAAATAAAAAAGGGGGATGGAAGGGCAATATAAAGGGCCCAACACAAATTAAGGCATCTGATTCTCTCTCATCCGCACGCATTTTCTCGCTTTCCTCtcattaaaataaaagaattcttttttccatttttgaATTACTATATTTATTAAACACAGTAAGATATTAGATATTTTTCCTTTCAAAACAACGGACATTTTATAAGAGCGGAGAGGTGTCTAGAAATTTTTGAAGTTCCTTTGTCATGTTCGATATTGATTGGATTTGGATAGGTTCTTGATAAAcctaaattatcattttaaaattactttatatatgtattttcataaataaatttaaataaatatatatttattatcaaTTACTAATTTATtagtttaaattataaattattttgccTAAGATTTGGCCTGGAGTTGTCTAAAGATAAAATTACAAAGATGTTGGACCGTGGACAAAGTTTGTAGTAATTCGagcataaaaatatttttatttaaaataattataatatgaatTTTGTGGTCTGGTTGAgattaattaaaaactttttgTGATAAGGTTGGAAATTGTGTGTTAAAATTGTTTAAATTGATGGGTGGACCCAACTGtataatttcttttcatttaacTAGGGAAtaaaagatatcaaattaaaatattaattttaacaaGGGTTAAGAAAGATGTTATAGTATTTAACTAAACGGATAAGGCATTGCATGCTTGGTGGTGTATATCTCTCATTATATATAAatcttaatataaaaataatataacatcCCATACCCGATCTAGCTACCGAGTCAATATATCAAAATGTCACATTCGTTGCCAAAGTAACTattgaaaatttcaaatcaatgtatcatattatttaattaataaagatCATTAACtcatttaaataataattgaatttacaATAGAACTAATTATGAGTTAAAGGAGCTCATTAAAATATCCACAATTGATCAAAGGCTAAATTGTATAGTTCAAAAAAAGTTTTGAACTGCCATCGCGACGTTGGGGTTTCCACGTCATGACATGACAACTTATCATTGTGACGTCATCTCCATTTTCCTACAAGCTTcacgctttatttttatttatttatttttttatatcatTACTTGAACCATATTCAGATATCATAACCGCCACTTCATTTTACATATCTTCCACTTACATTTATTTCTAATCTCAAGTCCTCGTAAAAACATAATattcaatcaaagataacaaagtttataaaattaataCAATTATTAAAGTTTTACAAATAAGACCATTGGAGGATTTGCACTTTCAAAGTAGTTTACCCACTTTatgtatatttcatatttatttctaatttatgccatcaatttaattcttcatgaaattttaaaataattcaatattacatccattaataattatttacttattttatcaaTTCGTTTAAACATATTCACATGTATTAATCATTTCATCACTTACAACCATTTCAAAACATTTGATTcatctactatatatatatatatatatatatatatatatatatatatattttctttcttcttctctccatttcacatcctttatgtatatatttattagaATCTTTAGCTTTTtgtatataacatgcttatatgtaacattgtctataattccactatttacttatatgttcatatcAAAGTTGttcacttgagtcatagtcactaaataatttatatattgacaaacagaattcaaaattaagatccgcttgatgtttttgaaactggacttaaatatatttttaccgtcaaaattttagaatttagaatttAGCTAATCAGTACAATAAATTATTCAAATTTGTCTCTGTTCTGTTGTTTGACAACTTTAacatttctttactaaaaattaattatctcttagtgcGGAATTtggatgatttttttttatttctattgaaaatagactcattaataatttaaacatataaatttaaactcatgaacaatttttttcaattttttatgattttccaaattcaaaatagGGAACCTGAATCCACTCCGaccttgtttcatgaaaattaatATATCTCAAACTATAAAATCCCGTTTCTTTCACTATTTTTTCCATATGAAACTAGACCCAATgagctttaattctatatttaatTCATTCTCTAactaaatttctataattttaggtgaattttcaaattaagtcactgctgctgtccaaactgttttaatgaaaatattttctttttcaagTTTCTTTACACTATCTTTTATTCAATCACACATAATTGTCATACTTTTGATTACTATAcaatttagtcacttatgtttatgtgtagattttttaattttagtatttttcaccatacaaatcacATTCTCTCTTACCAATTTAGTGTTTTAAGTATCTATTCTTCATCAAATACTTTCTATTTCTAGTATTTAGATTAAATACATGTTTCATACATCTCACTGAAAACATATTTAACTCAATCTATTGAAATACAAGTAGGTTTAGTATGAAACTTATCTCATCTGTCAAGAATTTCTTCATTTcttcttcatttccatacatTTCTCATCTTCACCACTTTCCTTCATTTTTCTTCTCATTTTCTTCACTTTCATCTACTATTTTCTTGCTTCTAAATTGATAAATATATTCTCTAGAATCTCTACTTTATCTTCTatctttaatatttaaaaaaatttcaaaaattttaggttaaaatgTAGGTTTTCATGGCAAAGAACTAAGttgtaaagaaaataaaacttCCTTTCTCACCCTTTCACTCACGTTGGAAAGGTGATAAACTTCCTTCATCATTTCTTTCTTTTATACTACcatctttaaataaaataataataaatatctaagtaaaatattaataaaataatatttaactaattaattaaaaaaatcaccGAAATATCATCAACATTATCATTTCATTTTAGAAATCTCATTCTaactaattgaccattttacccttcatGATCTTTCAAAATTCCATCATTGAaccatcacttaatttggtaaaattgttatCTAATCCCTCACAATTATTCACCTGTTCAATTTGGTCACTTTATGCCAATTCCATATCTTAGTAAATTAGATTA is part of the Gossypium arboreum isolate Shixiya-1 chromosome 5, ASM2569848v2, whole genome shotgun sequence genome and harbors:
- the LOC108453303 gene encoding calmodulin-7: MADQLTDDQISEFKEAFSLFDKDGDGCITTKELGTVMRSLGQNPTEAELQDMINEVDADGNGTIDFPEFLNLMARKMKDTDSEEELKEAFRVFDKDQNGFISAAELRHVMTNLGEKLTDEEVDEMIREADVDGDGQINYEEFVKVMMAK